Proteins encoded together in one Brachyspira sp. SAP_772 window:
- a CDS encoding amidase family protein yields ASRSAGLAFETRARILFGTLMTGKKFFYSHYQHALKVRKLMQMDFDNAFKNVDIIISPTSPITAGLLGTRDQTDSALGFLADSYASNINLVGLPAMSVPCGVDKNNMPIGIQFIAKQFDEASMFKMAYAHEINYK; encoded by the coding sequence ATGCTTCAAGAAGTGCTGGTCTTGCTTTTGAAACTAGAGCTAGAATATTATTTGGCACTTTAATGACTGGTAAAAAATTCTTCTACAGCCATTATCAGCATGCTCTAAAAGTGAGAAAACTAATGCAAATGGACTTTGATAATGCATTCAAAAATGTTGATATCATAATATCTCCAACTTCTCCTATAACTGCAGGTCTTTTAGGTACAAGAGACCAAACAGACAGTGCTTTAGGTTTCTTAGCAGATAGTTATGCTTCTAATATTAACTTGGTAGGTCTTCCTGCTATGAGCGTGCCTTGCGGAGTTGATAAAAACAATATGCCTATAGGTATACAGTTTATAGCTAAGCAGTTTGATGAGGCTTCTATGTTTAAAATGGCTTATGCTCATGAAATAAATTACAAATAA